In the Haloferula helveola genome, one interval contains:
- a CDS encoding dihydrodipicolinate synthase family protein, whose protein sequence is MKFQLNGLVAATHTPFHPDGSLASEVVPVQAAHLAEQGIRSVFITGSTGEAHSLTRDERLAMFTAWAKAGPEHDIKVVAHVGSNCIEDAKAFAAAAADLGLDAISALAPSYYKPASIEDLVECCGAIASAAPSLPFYYYDIPVLTGVRFPMSDFLKSATGQIPNLVGIKFTNDDLDEFQVARSVGDFDLPWGIDEKLLDALQTGATGAVGSSYNFAAPLYRDLIDAYEAGDIDTARKLQQQAIDLIDTLAAIGYLGAAKAVMGWQGVPVGPARLPISNPTPAQLDALREKLHPPVLQS, encoded by the coding sequence ATGAAGTTCCAACTTAACGGCCTCGTCGCCGCCACCCACACCCCTTTCCATCCCGACGGATCGCTCGCTTCGGAAGTCGTGCCGGTCCAGGCCGCGCATCTTGCCGAACAGGGCATCCGCAGCGTGTTCATCACCGGTTCGACCGGTGAAGCCCACTCGCTGACCCGCGACGAGCGCCTTGCGATGTTCACCGCGTGGGCCAAGGCCGGTCCCGAGCACGACATCAAGGTCGTCGCGCATGTCGGATCGAACTGCATCGAGGACGCGAAGGCTTTCGCTGCCGCCGCTGCGGATCTCGGACTCGACGCCATCTCCGCTCTCGCTCCCAGCTACTACAAACCGGCCAGCATCGAGGATCTCGTGGAATGCTGCGGTGCGATCGCCTCGGCCGCCCCATCCCTTCCCTTCTACTACTACGACATCCCGGTGCTTACCGGTGTCCGGTTCCCGATGTCGGACTTCCTCAAATCGGCAACGGGGCAGATCCCCAATCTGGTCGGAATCAAGTTCACCAACGACGACCTCGACGAATTTCAGGTCGCCCGTTCGGTCGGTGACTTCGATCTACCCTGGGGCATCGACGAGAAGCTCCTCGACGCGCTCCAGACGGGTGCGACCGGTGCGGTCGGCTCGTCCTACAACTTCGCGGCCCCGCTTTATCGCGATCTGATCGATGCCTACGAGGCCGGCGACATCGACACCGCACGGAAGCTTCAGCAGCAGGCGATCGACCTGATCGATACCCTCGCCGCGATCGGCTACCTTGGCGCCGCCAAGGCGGTGATGGGCTGGCAGGGCGTGCCGGTCGGTCCGGCACGGCTGCCGATTTCGAATCCGACCCCGGCACAGCTCGACGCCCTACGCGAAAAGCTCCATCCTCCGGTTCTGCAATCGTGA
- a CDS encoding Ig-like domain-containing protein, whose amino-acid sequence MRIASIPLLTIAPFGYCHESHDHALPVPTPGPHASPEKRDVHEIKARALRLPAGLPQSFTTAIDIGNESLLLNLAKSQVLGPNSRCLVDDGSGNLKEIELQEDGSYLGHVIGHPEFAVSAVLTEMGMLATVVRPGREPILVEPAPGGGGVHLICEGSSGDHEATSQPAAILPPEIEASTGPITTVLAPVAGAAAPKSTATLPPTRVMDVLEFEIGAEISSKAFLADSAYKGKMEMAQASAQSLVGNLDARFLHSAGIKHRLGTVIIRTDSKTDPLRDRIHKGDVGGLNAFRDYWNKNPDKVGKTHDLAVYHVYYPPSGIAYVNTVGGGNRYALSCGRGATSWANGTIVHEFGHSWNLQHNNKSGFFYEARPRSNDGAGKPGGNDYHVSIMHGGGNHNIGRLATEEADCVFRARQARRRFGDPVKDPGPIRPFGYRDLATTETGKPVTLDVIANDYDCNNDVLDVQLLDTVSFKGGSIALSTGTGPGRRNEVVYTPPEAFTGRDFFHYSVVDATGRKDWGAVYVTVEGPSVVDLSRNSYHYDLGPSGSPVQNDWIAITPKTRGDIEWIFGNGSPPDARERGRKNGVNDINRDFVFGPDTTILRHKLTNGRWKITLNMGDLDDPHDAMQVRAEGTLLGDRVSAGAGKFPYVTGTVEVRDGTLDLEFSDQGGKDPNWVVTRLSIEKE is encoded by the coding sequence ATGAGAATCGCCTCCATTCCTCTCCTCACGATCGCACCATTCGGCTACTGCCACGAGTCCCACGACCATGCACTACCGGTTCCCACACCCGGACCTCACGCCAGCCCGGAAAAGCGCGATGTTCATGAGATCAAGGCCCGCGCGCTGCGGTTGCCGGCCGGGCTTCCCCAAAGCTTCACCACGGCGATCGACATCGGGAACGAATCCCTCCTGCTGAATCTGGCGAAAAGCCAGGTTCTCGGACCCAACTCAAGATGCCTCGTGGATGATGGTTCGGGGAATTTGAAGGAAATCGAGCTGCAGGAAGACGGCAGCTATCTCGGCCACGTGATCGGGCACCCTGAATTTGCCGTCAGCGCCGTCCTCACGGAAATGGGAATGCTGGCAACGGTCGTCCGCCCCGGGAGAGAACCCATTCTCGTCGAACCTGCGCCGGGTGGTGGAGGCGTCCACCTGATCTGCGAGGGCAGTAGCGGTGATCACGAAGCGACATCGCAGCCTGCTGCGATTCTGCCCCCTGAAATTGAGGCTTCGACTGGGCCCATCACCACCGTCCTCGCTCCGGTGGCTGGTGCTGCGGCACCCAAATCGACCGCAACGCTGCCACCAACCCGGGTGATGGATGTGCTCGAATTCGAGATCGGAGCCGAGATCAGCTCGAAGGCATTTCTCGCCGACTCCGCTTACAAGGGCAAGATGGAGATGGCCCAGGCGTCTGCGCAATCTCTGGTCGGAAATCTGGATGCGCGGTTTCTCCACTCCGCGGGCATCAAACACCGGCTTGGCACGGTGATCATCCGTACGGACTCAAAAACCGATCCGCTACGGGACCGTATCCACAAGGGAGACGTCGGCGGGCTGAATGCTTTCCGCGACTATTGGAACAAGAACCCGGACAAAGTCGGCAAGACCCATGACCTCGCCGTTTACCACGTCTACTACCCGCCCTCCGGAATCGCCTACGTCAATACCGTCGGCGGCGGCAACCGCTACGCACTTTCATGTGGACGGGGCGCAACGAGTTGGGCCAATGGCACGATCGTCCACGAGTTCGGACATTCGTGGAACCTCCAGCACAACAACAAGTCGGGCTTCTTCTACGAAGCGAGGCCGAGGAGCAATGACGGCGCCGGGAAGCCCGGAGGAAACGACTACCACGTGAGCATCATGCATGGCGGCGGCAACCACAACATCGGGCGACTCGCCACCGAGGAAGCCGATTGCGTGTTCCGCGCGAGACAGGCCAGACGACGCTTCGGCGATCCCGTCAAGGACCCGGGTCCGATCCGCCCCTTCGGCTATCGCGATCTGGCGACCACCGAGACGGGGAAGCCGGTGACACTCGACGTCATCGCCAACGACTACGACTGCAACAACGACGTGCTCGATGTGCAACTGCTCGACACGGTCAGCTTCAAAGGCGGCTCCATCGCGCTTTCCACCGGCACAGGGCCGGGCCGCAGGAATGAAGTCGTCTACACTCCCCCGGAGGCATTCACCGGGCGAGACTTCTTCCACTACAGCGTGGTTGATGCCACCGGCAGGAAGGACTGGGGTGCGGTCTACGTCACCGTCGAGGGCCCTTCCGTCGTCGATCTTTCTCGAAACTCTTACCATTACGACCTCGGACCCTCGGGATCCCCGGTGCAGAACGATTGGATCGCGATCACTCCGAAGACCCGCGGCGACATCGAATGGATCTTCGGAAACGGCAGCCCTCCGGATGCCCGTGAACGGGGACGCAAGAACGGCGTCAACGACATCAACCGTGACTTCGTTTTCGGCCCGGACACCACGATTCTCCGGCACAAGCTCACCAACGGACGCTGGAAGATCACTCTCAACATGGGTGATCTCGACGACCCCCACGACGCCATGCAGGTCCGGGCGGAAGGAACGCTTCTGGGTGATCGCGTCTCAGCAGGAGCAGGGAAGTTTCCCTATGTCACCGGCACCGTCGAAGTGAGGGACGGCACGCTTGATCTCGAGTTCTCCGATCAAGGCGGAAAGGACCCGAACTGGGTCGTGACGCGACTTTCGATCGAGAAGGAATAG
- a CDS encoding sialate O-acetylesterase → MTHPYILTVTSALASVCMAVSPSRAEPAPTLEPVMPLPFQDNAVLQQNMELPVWGQSLPGAEVMVSFDGQSKTVTADAEGKWRALLDPMTAVPLKSVNDAPAGKILTVVCEKDGKQARKEIRNLLVGDVWLCAGQSNMAGRMKTGTSRHHPEDSIQKADYPALRLLGGEGWLVCSPETAPAFNKVAFFFARRLQQDALVPVGLMVTAVGGSKIESWLNQPPHPVGKHYQELLEPLVGYGIRGAIWYQGESNEKGGRDYHPKLKSLIEGWRKSWGQGSFPVHFVQLPGIRESGSDNPAGGDGRAEIRQAYVDTLAVEDTGMAVTIDVGTKGEHPPNKYDTGVRLARSVLNKVYGLESISACPLYKSHEVEGNTIRVSFSKNADNGLMIAKKAEALPDGFLPPVPTPDAKLQWLSIRDASGQWHWADGKIEGSELVVSADGVEKPDAVRYAYTTQPLGHLLYNIDGMPVGPFTTCGYDDAVEPPR, encoded by the coding sequence ATGACCCATCCCTACATCCTCACCGTCACTTCCGCCCTCGCCAGCGTCTGCATGGCAGTCAGCCCGTCTCGAGCTGAACCAGCACCGACCTTGGAACCCGTCATGCCCCTGCCTTTCCAGGACAACGCGGTCCTGCAGCAGAACATGGAACTGCCCGTCTGGGGTCAGTCACTGCCCGGCGCCGAGGTCATGGTCAGTTTTGACGGCCAGTCGAAGACCGTCACGGCGGATGCCGAGGGAAAATGGCGTGCGTTGCTGGATCCCATGACTGCGGTTCCACTCAAGTCGGTCAACGATGCGCCCGCGGGCAAAATCCTCACCGTCGTCTGCGAGAAGGATGGCAAGCAAGCCCGCAAGGAGATCCGCAACCTTCTCGTCGGAGATGTGTGGCTGTGCGCCGGCCAATCCAACATGGCCGGTCGCATGAAGACCGGCACCTCCCGCCACCATCCCGAGGACTCGATCCAGAAGGCAGACTATCCCGCGCTCCGACTGCTGGGTGGAGAAGGCTGGCTGGTTTGCTCGCCGGAGACCGCCCCCGCCTTCAACAAGGTGGCCTTCTTCTTCGCCCGCCGCCTTCAACAGGACGCCCTTGTTCCGGTCGGCCTGATGGTCACGGCGGTAGGCGGCTCGAAAATCGAAAGCTGGCTGAACCAACCACCCCACCCGGTGGGCAAACATTACCAAGAGCTCCTGGAACCTTTGGTCGGCTACGGGATCCGCGGCGCCATTTGGTACCAAGGGGAAAGCAACGAGAAGGGCGGCCGGGACTACCACCCGAAGCTCAAGTCGCTGATCGAAGGCTGGCGGAAGTCATGGGGACAAGGTTCCTTCCCGGTCCACTTCGTCCAGCTTCCCGGCATTCGGGAGTCGGGCTCCGACAACCCCGCTGGCGGAGACGGCAGGGCCGAAATCCGGCAGGCCTACGTCGACACCTTGGCCGTGGAGGATACCGGCATGGCGGTCACCATCGACGTCGGCACCAAAGGTGAGCACCCACCCAACAAATACGACACCGGCGTTCGGTTGGCCCGCTCGGTCCTCAACAAGGTGTATGGCCTCGAGAGCATCAGCGCCTGCCCGCTCTACAAAAGCCACGAAGTCGAGGGCAACACGATCCGTGTTTCGTTCTCCAAGAACGCCGACAACGGCCTGATGATCGCGAAGAAAGCGGAAGCCCTGCCGGACGGATTCCTCCCGCCCGTTCCGACCCCCGACGCCAAGCTGCAGTGGTTGTCGATTCGCGACGCCAGCGGCCAATGGCATTGGGCCGACGGCAAGATCGAAGGCTCCGAGCTGGTCGTCTCGGCGGACGGCGTGGAAAAGCCCGACGCGGTGCGCTACGCCTACACCACCCAGCCTCTCGGCCACCTCCTCTACAACATCGACGGCATGCCCGTAGGCCCCTTCACGACCTGTGGCTACGATGATGCGGTCGAGCCGCCCCGTTGA
- a CDS encoding sodium:solute symporter family transporter, whose amino-acid sequence MIRILTAILLLVHLPTARASLDWTDLPALPDPTGFAGAFAGVSADALIVGGGANFPDAAPWDGGSKVWHDRVFVLTKTDGAWTEAGRLPRPLAYGVSVTTGAGLVCIGGSDADRHYADVFRLTWGGSKIVTETLPPLPVPLANMAGALVNGAVHIIGGTDSPDATTASNRHFAFAGDQWTELAPLPTDGRILPVAATRDGSFFVFSGASLAPDSDGKPVRTYLRDAWKYDASGNWVQLADIPRAAVAAPSPAPAIGASHLVVIGGDDGSLADFQPKSEHPGFLHEILAYDTITDTWTPTVELPSAVRPPVTAPVTEWNGNFVIASGEVRPAVRSPQVIALKPQANKSAFGAINWSIVGIYLAGMIGIGVFFMKREAAGSTEAYFRGGQRIPSWVAGLSIFATMLSALTFMGIPARAYRTDISWYLGQLPILLIVPLVAACYLPFFRKLDLTSAYEYLERRFSLACRVFASLSFTAFHLGRIAIVLYLPALALAAVSDINVTTAIIVIGVLCLIYTVIGGIEAVVWTDAIQALVLMAGALLCFGLAAFRVDGGPAGLFEIASQDHKLFENLRWDSFDIADGTTSVVILFIAFFFNSFVPYTSSQDVVQRYVTTPDLPAARKSLKVTMWMSVFGSLVFFLLGTAIYAFYKTHPARLDPTLTAGDSILPFYIVRELPVGISGLVIAAIFAAAQSTVSSSLNSVATAFVKDFDSRLFRPGRSDHSYLRSAQAAVIIAGVIGIGIAVTMAQANIESAFKTFNSMVGLTAGSLGGLFALGVFTRRSHGTGAIIGAVTGLVTVLILHLTGAPVTGLLYAFIGFSSCFLVGWIASLVLPGHGDSTLSLRNPS is encoded by the coding sequence GTGATCCGAATCCTCACCGCCATCCTCTTGCTCGTGCATCTTCCAACCGCGCGGGCCAGCCTCGACTGGACCGACCTGCCGGCCCTGCCCGACCCCACGGGCTTCGCCGGAGCCTTCGCCGGCGTGTCCGCTGATGCCCTGATCGTTGGAGGCGGAGCGAACTTCCCGGACGCGGCGCCTTGGGATGGCGGCAGCAAGGTTTGGCATGACCGGGTCTTCGTTCTGACAAAAACCGACGGCGCCTGGACCGAAGCCGGACGCCTCCCCCGCCCGCTGGCCTATGGTGTGTCGGTGACCACCGGCGCCGGCTTGGTTTGTATCGGTGGGTCGGATGCCGACCGTCACTACGCGGATGTGTTCCGACTGACATGGGGCGGCTCGAAGATCGTAACCGAGACGCTTCCTCCCCTGCCCGTGCCCTTGGCGAATATGGCGGGCGCTCTTGTCAATGGTGCGGTCCACATCATCGGCGGAACGGATTCGCCTGACGCCACGACAGCCTCGAACCGCCACTTTGCTTTCGCGGGAGACCAGTGGACCGAACTCGCACCTCTTCCGACCGATGGCCGGATTCTCCCCGTTGCCGCCACGAGGGACGGATCGTTCTTTGTCTTCTCAGGCGCCTCGCTGGCTCCTGACAGTGACGGCAAGCCGGTCCGCACCTACCTGCGTGACGCTTGGAAATACGATGCATCTGGTAATTGGGTCCAGCTTGCCGACATACCCCGCGCCGCGGTCGCCGCGCCCTCGCCCGCTCCCGCCATCGGTGCATCCCATCTCGTCGTGATCGGCGGCGACGACGGCTCCCTGGCCGATTTCCAACCGAAGTCCGAACATCCGGGATTTCTCCACGAGATCCTCGCCTACGACACCATCACCGACACCTGGACTCCGACGGTCGAGTTGCCTTCCGCCGTGCGCCCGCCGGTCACGGCTCCGGTCACGGAGTGGAACGGCAACTTCGTGATTGCCAGCGGTGAAGTGAGACCTGCGGTCCGTTCGCCCCAGGTCATCGCCCTCAAGCCACAAGCCAACAAGTCCGCCTTCGGGGCCATCAACTGGTCGATCGTCGGCATCTACCTCGCCGGCATGATCGGCATCGGCGTGTTCTTCATGAAACGGGAGGCGGCAGGTTCGACCGAAGCCTACTTCCGGGGCGGCCAACGCATTCCCTCGTGGGTCGCCGGCCTCTCGATCTTCGCCACGATGCTCAGCGCGCTGACCTTCATGGGGATTCCCGCAAGAGCCTACCGCACCGACATCTCGTGGTATCTCGGCCAACTGCCGATCCTGCTCATCGTTCCGCTGGTCGCGGCCTGCTACCTCCCGTTCTTCCGCAAGCTCGACCTCACTTCGGCCTACGAATACCTCGAGCGACGATTCTCACTCGCGTGCCGGGTGTTCGCCTCGCTGTCCTTCACCGCTTTCCACCTCGGACGGATCGCGATCGTCCTCTACCTCCCGGCCCTCGCGCTCGCGGCGGTCTCCGATATCAATGTCACCACCGCCATCATCGTCATCGGCGTGCTGTGCCTGATCTACACCGTGATCGGCGGGATCGAGGCGGTCGTCTGGACCGATGCCATCCAGGCCCTCGTGCTGATGGCGGGCGCCCTGCTCTGCTTCGGGCTCGCGGCTTTCCGTGTCGACGGTGGCCCGGCCGGCTTGTTCGAGATCGCGAGTCAGGATCACAAGCTGTTCGAGAATCTCCGCTGGGATTCGTTCGACATCGCCGACGGCACCACGTCGGTCGTGATCCTCTTCATCGCATTCTTCTTCAACTCCTTCGTCCCCTACACCTCCAGCCAGGATGTCGTGCAACGCTACGTCACCACCCCCGACCTTCCTGCCGCACGCAAGTCGCTGAAGGTCACGATGTGGATGTCGGTGTTCGGATCGCTTGTCTTCTTCCTGTTGGGCACCGCGATCTACGCCTTCTACAAAACCCACCCGGCAAGACTCGATCCGACCCTCACCGCAGGCGACTCGATCCTTCCCTTCTACATCGTCCGCGAGCTTCCGGTGGGCATCTCCGGATTGGTAATCGCGGCCATTTTCGCCGCCGCGCAATCCACGGTCTCCTCCTCGCTCAACAGCGTGGCAACTGCCTTCGTGAAGGACTTCGACTCCCGCCTGTTCCGCCCGGGACGTTCGGACCACAGCTACCTCCGCTCCGCCCAAGCCGCGGTGATCATCGCAGGAGTGATCGGTATCGGCATCGCGGTGACCATGGCCCAAGCCAACATCGAGTCCGCCTTCAAGACCTTCAACTCGATGGTCGGCCTGACCGCCGGCTCGCTTGGCGGACTGTTCGCCCTCGGGGTCTTCACCCGGCGCAGCCACGGCACCGGCGCGATCATCGGCGCGGTCACCGGACTCGTGACGGTGCTCATTCTCCATCTCACCGGCGCTCCTGTGACCGGTCTGCTCTACGCCTTCATCGGCTTCTCCAGCTGCTTCCTCGTCGGCTGGATCGCCAGCCTCGTGCTTCCCGGCCACGGCGACTCCACGCTTTCCCTTCGAAATCCATCATGA
- a CDS encoding AGE family epimerase/isomerase: MTEDLGEFYLRQLRDDCLPFWFPRSVDVEHGGFLHCFDRDGSLVDTDKSVWAQGRMSWMLLVLYLELEQRPEWLEWAESGLRFLEEKCIDPSDGRMWFHVARDGTPIRKRRYAYSESFASIAFAAHAAATGSDRSASKARELFERFTDWNFTPGKIPPKFTDARPMVGLAPRMITLVTAQELELRLGKSDATTAWIDRCIEEIERYFVKPDRKVVMEVVEPDGSISDHFDGRTLNPGHAIEGAWFILEEARRRNDSRLTKLGCDMLDWMWERGWDQEHGGIYYFRDVHHHPVQEYWHHMKFWWPHDETLIATLMAHRLTGEDRYLVMHEKCRTWSFSRFADPEHGEWFGYLQQDGSPSSTLKGNLWKSFFHHPRALWICHCLSAAAEEERNGK; this comes from the coding sequence GTGACCGAGGATCTTGGCGAGTTCTACCTCAGGCAGCTCCGCGACGACTGCCTGCCGTTCTGGTTTCCCCGATCGGTCGATGTGGAACACGGCGGTTTCCTGCACTGCTTTGATCGTGACGGCTCGCTCGTCGATACCGACAAGTCCGTCTGGGCCCAAGGACGGATGAGCTGGATGCTGCTCGTCCTTTACCTCGAACTGGAACAACGGCCGGAGTGGCTGGAGTGGGCCGAATCCGGGCTCCGATTCCTCGAAGAAAAGTGCATCGATCCTTCGGACGGCCGCATGTGGTTCCACGTGGCCCGCGACGGCACCCCGATCCGCAAGCGTCGCTACGCCTACTCCGAGAGCTTCGCGTCGATCGCCTTCGCCGCCCATGCCGCCGCGACCGGCTCCGACCGGTCCGCCTCGAAGGCGCGGGAACTCTTCGAACGATTCACCGACTGGAATTTCACGCCGGGAAAGATCCCGCCGAAGTTCACCGACGCACGGCCCATGGTCGGGCTCGCTCCTCGGATGATCACGCTGGTGACTGCCCAGGAACTCGAACTCCGCCTCGGCAAGTCGGACGCGACGACTGCGTGGATCGACCGCTGCATCGAGGAGATCGAGCGCTACTTCGTGAAACCCGACCGGAAAGTCGTGATGGAAGTGGTGGAGCCAGACGGCTCGATCTCGGACCACTTCGACGGCCGGACGCTCAACCCCGGCCACGCCATCGAGGGCGCCTGGTTCATTCTCGAGGAAGCGCGGCGACGGAACGATTCACGGCTGACGAAGCTGGGCTGCGACATGCTCGACTGGATGTGGGAGCGGGGCTGGGATCAGGAGCATGGCGGCATCTACTACTTCCGCGACGTCCACCACCACCCGGTGCAGGAGTACTGGCACCACATGAAATTCTGGTGGCCGCACGACGAGACCCTGATCGCGACCCTGATGGCCCACCGTCTCACCGGAGAAGACCGCTACCTCGTCATGCACGAAAAGTGCCGGACGTGGTCCTTCTCCCGCTTCGCCGATCCGGAGCACGGCGAATGGTTCGGATATCTCCAGCAGGACGGATCACCTTCAAGCACGCTCAAAGGCAACCTGTGGAAATCCTTCTTCCACCACCCGCGCGCACTCTGGATCTGTCACTGCCTCTCGGCAGCCGCGGAAGAAGAACGCAACGGAAAGTAG